The genomic region AACCCTAGTTGGACTACTACTACGGGATCGGGACCTTgatcccattgtttatacaatgACTCTGAAACAGACTACAGCTGAAACACATAACATCATCATATTAGAGAAATGTCAACAGGtattattaaacaaaatttgttcactgcccatttcatatatatacagataaagTGCTTCAGTGCAACTTTGATATTTCTAAAAAAGTCAATATATATTGGAGATTAAAATCATAAGAATGGGAAACAGAAATCCTAATTACTCAATTTATTAACCATTCAATCCAACAAACTGTAACTAGATCTATAACTTATTGGCcaattattgtttataaatCTGACATTAATTTAGCTTCTAATAAATCAAATCTGACCCCTGTAATCTTGAACAGGGTAAAGTTCAATTCCTTTATATCTGAAATTAACAGGAAGCTAATCATTCccaagtatttttttaaatcatggtACTTTTGTGTATATtaacaaaacaccaaaataatCAACACATCATAAAGCCACACAATCAGGCAACAAAATTAAATCTATAAGATTTTGACTTATAACATATCTTAACCTATTCAAATGTGTCTTTTTGGATATATCTGCTGAAAGTATCCTTCTGCAATACCTTCAACTTTTAAGAAATGATTGAAGATGCCTACCAAAATTGTTAATTCCACTTAATACTGATGCGGTCTGACTGCAAAAACATAAAAGCCAATGAAAATTCCGAAAATTCCGTTACTCATCAATTATGTCATTCTTCAAAAGTATTCAGCAAATCCTCGAAAAAGAAAGATGCGAAAAAGATAccgaaataattttcaaaatgatgaacttgaaaaaaaaagggTTGGAAAACATTTTCATCATCTTTTTGTCCAAATCTACTGAAAGCATTTCTGAAGTTACCACACAacataatcaataaaataactAAAGCTCACGAACaactgttataatatataacaaagacaaaatTTTCCTTCCATTTCCAAGATTGTTGATTTTCAATCTAAATTTGATTTGCTATAAAATTTCATAGCACAATGACCTAATACCGTATTACAAGTTCATGATTGTATTTTTATAGTAAGGCACTGTGATTTTATGTATTTAACAGACCCGACAATCCAGCCAGACAACCATTTATTATATGTTTACTTTCAAGTCCAAGATCTATTACTGGTATACATAGTGGGTGGTATTGGGGTTAGCATGTAAGGATCCAGCTTGACCTATAGGACAATGGACTGGCAAACTAAGGACAAGAAGACTGTTTCTTCTATTTCTACCTGGTAGTGTCCACAATCACTTAATCATGATATGGCAACACTAGCCGAGCTACCAACCCTTTATCTTAAATATGACTGCTCTGAAGTTTTTTGGCCATTTTCAAAGAAGGACTATTTAAGTCAAGATTCCTTgtctatatttaatatataaccTTATAGTAAAAgctatttcaaaaataaaaagatttctCCACCCTATTTTTTTCCTGGCATGTTGGTGGAATtgtactgtattatattttataaggCCTCACAAGGAAGCACACTACACATTGGCTATCCCATTACAGATTTGGTCCCAATGACCACTGTAAGTGCAACCGATAGGAGATTGAAAGGCTTCATTACACACCGATGTACATCCTGGGTTGGTGCATGTTTGGGGTGTGTACATACACAATAAGAGGGTTATGGTGGAGGCACACACTACACGCCTTTCCTATTTTCATCTGTAGTTGTAAATCATATCCTAGTCACTTGTTGGTATTTATCAAGCACATTCTAGTGATGGGAATCGGATGAGATATTCACGATCGATTAATCTGGATAATCAGATGACCTTGTCCGATCAATTATCGATTATTGTCAGATTTTTTAAATCAGATTTAATCTACAAGTTAATCTGAAGATTATGCAAATGATATTTAGTAAACATCATTGTTTTCTGGTTTGTTAATTTTAGGAGCAAAACAATTTATCAAAACTTCAGTCTGCCGCTTTTTCTTAAAGGTAAAAATAAGATGACTAAATATCAACCAGACAGATCATTACAAGCCCATGTTTGATTGATATTAACTCCTGGAGATCACAACTACACAATAATTTTACTTACAATTCAACTTTTGTGGTTATTGACACATATATCATGCttgtatgtaaattaaatatCTATGAATTATCTATATTTCAACCATGTGTAGTGCTGACGCATTGACATTCGTTTACCCGATGTCTTTTAATTATTTGCATATGTTTTCATACATAAAAACCACACATGGTGATTGCCAAATTCTTTGTTTGAAAAGTCATCATTACATTCAAACACCAACATAAACACAAGCTGTTGACTGGTTTATTGAACATACAAACTTGTCTGCCAATTTGTATAGCATGCATGGGTCGGATGCTTTAGTGCTACTTCAACCAGTCAAACAAGCATCTGCTGGACCTTTTGACTAATGAAGAAAACAATGTTGGAAAGTGATTCCGgaaaaagaggaaaaaaacTATGGAAAATTCACTTAACAAATTTTTGGATTTTATGATCGATATTGCTATAAATGTTTCAAAATCCATTAATTTTCCATTATAATCGATGATCAGCCCACCACTAGCACACtcttaaatgtatttattactaTAAAACATTTCACTACACCCTATCGAAGACAGAATTAACTTCATAATTCTATAGTAAGATTGTGTGCATATGATGACAGGAAGGATCATGCTAGTTTTTCAGTGAACTTGTAAGTTAGGTATCAATTAATCTGAAGGTTTCTAATGTTTTATCGACCTTTTAAAAATCTTTGGCTAGCCAAAACTACCAATATGGAGTCTGTGGCAGATTTATTATGGTAACTAACCTCATTTTGAGCATGATAATATGTTTCTACTTCTATAGAAAATGCTTCATTAATGTACTGTTTGAATGCCGTGAATGTCTATATGAAAGGATACTGATAATGCAGCTTTCATTGGTGAGCAAGACTCAGCAAGTAAGAATTACTGGATTGACAGGTGCAGATAAAACATAAACTCACAGTTGACTTGGAATATAATTTCCCATCTAAAAATAGCTCTCTGTAGGACATCACGAATTTGCAATCAACGCCAAAGGGAAATTCATCATAATAATTGGAGCATGGATTGGATTAGTTATCTTTATTATAAGACTAATATCTATCCCTTTTTACGTCGTTTTTCTCCATTGGAAGCTTCATCCGGCATGAGGACGGGAAAATGGCCGCGAACTGCAAAGCATGTGGCTAGCCAGTAGGCCTCCAGAAAAAAATGATCGCCAAATATCCAAAGGATCCATACACGCTGTAAAACAGATTCTGAAATAATGAATAACAACTCAGactttaaaatacataaacagCTGATACttacataaaactgtattgatgAAAACAAAGAAGATCTAACGTTGGGTCTAACGCATAATATATTCGCAAGCTCCTCCAAAGCCTCTTTCTGAATACGATTCACACATAATGATACAAAGCCTCCGATTGGTTACATTTTTACTGAGAAAGCTAATCATATTAGACGTCTTAGGTTATCAGACGCGGAGAATGAAGAGAAACAGAATAATGTCAGCAGAGCAAACAGAAGGTGATAATATAACCAATTTTGAggattttcaaattattttcacTTTAATCGTACACCATTGCACGCGTGGTCATATACGTTATGTataaaaaattgttaaaataatattaatgttGTACGACACGAACAACTTTATTATTTTGACAGTGGCACTGAGCCAGTACTGGTCAGAAATTAGAATATATATGGTAACGGTCTGTTTTGGCGGACTACTACAGCAGCTACAGTACCAGCTGACTAAACCTTATGCTACTATTAGTCTACCATTCTAAACCACTAAACTGTCATAGTCTGTACTAGGGTATTTGATGAACAACCATACTAACTATGCTTTGGTTCCAAATTTAACATCACTGGTAGTCTAGATAGTATATGAAAATGTGAAAGTTACTAATATTTATAGTAGACTATAAGGATAATGTTTACATGTAGAGAGAGCCCAGTTGAGATATTTCCAATTTCGACATCTAATAAGCATTAGTGATCATCATTTGTGACTGATCACTTGCagggtttttagctcacctgcccgaagggcaagtgagcttatgccgtggcgcggcgtccgtcgtccgtccgtcgtccgtccggccgtccggccgtccggccgtccgtccggcgtcaacttttccattcaagcaacttcttctcaataaccaaaaggcccagagacctaatattgggcctgtagcatgctggggtgaagggctaccaagtttgttcaaatgaataacgttgaccttcattcaaggtcacaggggtcaaaaaggctaaaatctttaaacgacttcttctcaataaccaagagtcccagggagttgatattaggtctgtagcatgctggggtgaagggctaccaagtttgttcaaatgaatgaccttgactttcattcaaggtcacaggggtcaaatatgctaaaaaaaatttaaacgacttcttctaaatagccaaaagacccagggacttgatattgggtctgtagcatgctggggtgaagggctaccaagttggttcaaatgaatgaccttgaccttcattcaaggtcacaggagtcaaaaaggctaaaatctttaaacgacttcttcttaataaccaactgatccagagacctaatatttggcctgcagcatgctaggttgaagggctcccaagtttgttcaaatgaatgaccttaaccttcattcaaggtcacaggagtcaaaaaggctaaaatctttaaacgacttcttctcaataaccaagaggcccagggagttgatattgggtctgtagcatgctggggtgaagggctaccaagtttgttcaaatgaatgaccttgaccttcattcaaggtcacaggagtcaaaaaggctaaaatctttaaacgacttcttctcaataaccaacagatccagagacctaatatttggcctgcagcatgctaggttgaagggctcccaagtttgttcaaatgaatgaccttgaccttcattcaatgtcacaggagtcaaaaaggctaaaatctttaaatgacttcttctcaataaccaagaggcccagggagttgatattaggtctgtagcatgctggggtaaagggctaccaagtttgttgaaataaatgaccttgatcttcattcaaggtcacaggagtcaaaaaggctaaaatctttaaacaacttcttctcaataaccaagagtcccagagacctaatatttggcctgtagcatgctggggtgaagggctcccaagtttgttcaaatgaatgaccttgatcttcattcaaggtcacaggagtcaaaaaggctgaaatctttaaacgacttcttctcaataaccaagaggcccagggagttgatattgggtctgtagcatgctggggtaaagggctaccaagtttgttcaaatgaatgaccttgatctttattcaaggtcacaggagtcaaaaaggctaaaatctttaaacgacttcttctcaataaccaacagtcccagggagttgatattgggtctgtagcatgctggggtgaagggctacctagtttgttcaaatgaatgacctcgaccttcattcaatgtcacagggaccaaacaggctaaaatctttaaacaacttcttctcaataaccaagagtcccagggagttgatattgggtttgtagcatgctgcgggaaagggctaccaaatttgttcaaatgaatgaccttgaccttcattcaaggtcacaggagtcaaaaaggctaaaatcttttaaacgacttcttctcaataaccaacagtcccagagacctaatatttggcctgtagcatgctggggtaaagggctaccaagtttgttcaaatgaatgaccttgaccttcattcaaggtcactggagtcaaaaaggctaaaaattttaacaacttcttctcaattaccaacagtcccagagacgtaatatttggcctgtagcatgctggggtgaagggctcgcaagtttgttcaaatgaatgaccttgatcttcattcaaggtcacaggagtcaaaaaggctaaaatctttaaacgacttcttctcaataaccaagagtcccagggagttgatattaggtctgtagcatgcttgggtaaagggctaccaagtttgttgaaatgaatgaccttgaccttcattcaaggtcacaggagtcaaaaaggctaaaaattttaacaacttcctctcaattaccaacagtcccagagacgtaatatttggcctgtagcatgctggggtgaagggctcgcaagtttgttgaaatgaatgaccttgaccttcattcaaggtcacaggagtcaaaaaggctaaaatctttaaacgacttcttctcaataaccaagagtcccatggagttaatattgggtctgtagcatgctggggtaaagggctaccaagtttgttcaaatgaatgaccctgactcgcattcaaggtcacgtcgatcaagtatgcttaaatctttaaatgacttttagtgaaaagccaaagtgcagagagacattattatattggtcctgtagcatgctttcaaataactgcaggatccatatatgaaaagatcactgcattgcaggtgagcgatttgggcccattgggcccttgttctCATTGGTTTGGGATGGGGTCTTGTCTctttttgggaagaaaattggtgaatatGTGAAAGATTTATTTCAGGAGTAAACAGAAAATTTttggaatttggctttaaaatgaaataattccaccATCAGCTCCAACTTAAAGTGGAATACCCCATTGAATGATGTCACTGAAATAGATAATTCCACCCTTGGCTTCCTGGAACACTATCTCAAAGTTTCATCTTTCAGCAATAGGGCTGCCTGTTTTATTGCTGAATGGAAACAAAACGCCTCCAGCGTTGGCAATATTAAAACATCTGAAATAATGCAGCCTTGCAGATTGCCGAAAAGATATGACACTAACCATGCTATACATTATCCTTCATAATAAAGTTGCAATTACCACCTAATTCCGTATTCAGACAAATTATAGTCATCAAACCTCTTTTTCAAATCATATACACAAGAAAGCCATCTATCAGGAAAGAATCCTTCTCAAAATAGTAGAACAGCCCTTCTGAAGTATTTGTTCTAGCTGACTCTTTACTTTCCTTCAAATCAGCTATATCTCTACTGttttcatatcaaaattttatttgtagAATGTATAAGTTTGTGAATATGAAAACCtaagaaatatttctttttcagattTGAAGGCATTTGAAAGACGACTGACTGAGGTGATAGACAAACTTCAGCCAACAGCCAGATTATGGAGAAGTAGGTTCTTCTATAGGATTTATATATTGTTAGTAGTGTTATGTATACAGGGTATCTAGTTGACCATTGagttttagcaatttcagaagacAAATCACTAgttctcagaaatctgaagggttagGGAGAGTTGTCCCTTCAATCCTGAGAGTGGGATCTCATTTTGGAGAATCAATAACATACTCTCACAGGTATACTACTATAGGAAAACagtagtgtgtcaatgtgtacCCCATTGATAATATTAATGATTTAGAGttctatatatacaggtactgCTATATCACAGCACAAAGCCATCTCAATGCGGTACACAAATTTTGCCATTAAGAGCTATCAATCTCACCAAATGTGGTCAACgttataaattttttttactgGTAAACATAATTTTTGACAACAACATGTCttcattacaaaataattattgtttttttccctttcagTGGTTCTGattgtgatgtctgtatgtacagcgGTGGGAGCATGGACTTGGATATGGGATCCACACACTACACAGGTAGGTAATTACCTGGTGTTTACTGAAAACACACAGAGTCTGTTAGAGTATTGAGAACATTTAGTATTAtccattaaatattaaaaaaaaagaaaaaaagaaatgaatgaAAAGAAAGATAAAGTTGCAtggtagaatttttaaatttttgtttgttttacatgaATTTGATTACATGATGTCTTGTTTTTCAGGTCCCTTTTACCCATTCCCTTCTGAATCATCCATTCTTCACTATCAGCTGTATAATGCTGGTCATGCTGTTTCTTTGTGGAATCCATAAGAGGGTTGTATCACCATCAATGTATCCTTAAGTATGATGTAATCAATTCAGCTACcttggtatacagtatattcaGGTTTACATGTTGACATCTGGAGCCATTAGTTTTAGAATCGCCATTATCAATGAATCTTATTTCTTGTGATACTCTCAGTGTTTTCATTTAGAACCGGTCGCCGGCCAAATTGACCGGTTAGAATGGTGTTTTGGCCGGTTCAAATGACTTAATTCACTTTtttaaaaatgtctaaaaacaTATTATCGTAATCCTCagactacatgtatacctgttactATTCATTTGTAgccttttacaaatatttttattgaaaacccTGAACTTACTCTACCTAATTAAGCTCAAGATTCTGAGGTGATAAtcatatctatttatagaaatttgtTAAATGGTGATAATAATTTGATAGGCATTCATGTCTTCAGATATTTTCTAGTTTTAGGCAACTAACAATGACTCTACCACTACTTGTAGCACTGTGTAGTGCACATGTACgttatattatcaatattaatgacATTCAAGAtttcatacaaatatttcaaattcaaaaagcTCAACATTTTTCAACTTTGTTACAGAAAATTGTTAACTTTCACCATGAATATTTCACCATTGTTAAGGAATATTTTTCACTGTTACCATGACTGTGacgaaataaaattttaattagatgATGTCTATGATTGCCTTGAAGTGCATGATAGttttatcatttgtttaattaagaataagttacctccctttgactgttgtatttataattttcatttcaaaactatGAAATGAATATCCTATTAAATTGCTTAATCCATTACTTCAGCCACCTTTGTAGAACATTTATTGGTTCTTGTCTATTATGATTCGATCCAATTGACTTCACCTTTGTCAATaaaattgttgaaatgtaaattaattgaataaaattatcactgatgattgaccttgacattttcCAAGAATAGCCTCCAGGTGTCGACAAGTGCTTGCAGATTATAACATGTCATGTGATGATGTAAGTACATACAATTTATACTAGTTGTTGGAGATGTCGTTGTCATTTTGCAATATGATATAATTGTGTATAAACAATTACATTCATGTATTTAGAATATGATTATGAAACAATAGAAAAGAGAGGTTCTAGATTTGTCGGTGTTGATAATAAGAATAACATTTCCCATGGATATATATGTAGTTTAAGGCAGGAgaattttcagataaaaatcTGATTTCAGACATTTTTCTCATGTTGGCTGtaatattaattttaacatttcatcATAGAAAACACTACAAATTGGGATTTCAGACTTTTTTACATTCAGCTGCTCTCATCCctgaagtttgaaaaataagTTATGCTATAGAATCTGTCATATCTATAGTCAATGTATGAGCTTTCAGCAGAGAGTCGCCAAACTGAGGCCCtgttaaaatgattaaaaatcaCGTTATAtttttaatggtaaaattttaatttcagactggcaaattaattttaaaaccaCGACCGACCACATGACTATATGGCCGGTTAGAATTAGGACTGCGTGGGAGCCCAAGGAAAAGGAGTCGGTGACAAAGGATAGCAATATAGCAGAATAATTTCATTCAGTGTACTTGATACCTCGTTGACAAGTTAAAGATTGTCTTCATGacattatcatcaaaatatgtttatataaatcacCTACAACAGTATTGTGTGCACCTATCACAAACCTTCATTCAACCTGGTTTATGCCGTGGTGTTGGCATTATTTTATAGGAAACACCTACTGGACGTGGTGTTGATACCACTGATCTCACTAGAAGTATAAACAGCAACCAGAAAAATGTGCCCTGATTTGTCACTGGTGTTGTATCATTTCACTACCCTTCACCGACTTCATCATAATGCAACAAGGTTGAGGTTTATTCaacgacatacatgt from Pecten maximus chromosome 11, xPecMax1.1, whole genome shotgun sequence harbors:
- the LOC117338379 gene encoding nuclear envelope phosphatase-regulatory subunit 1-like, whose product is MKRNRIMSAEQTEDLKAFERRLTEVIDKLQPTARLWRMVLIVMSVCTAVGAWTWIWDPHTTQVPFTHSLLNHPFFTISCIMLVMLFLCGIHKRVVSPSIIASRCRQVLADYNMSCDDTGKLILKPRPTT